The Musa acuminata AAA Group cultivar baxijiao chromosome BXJ2-5, Cavendish_Baxijiao_AAA, whole genome shotgun sequence genomic interval CGACTTCTGAATTTTGTTGAGAAGGCTCTGGTGGAAGATGTAATCCCTATCCTTCAGGTTGCTTCCCACTCAAAGCTTAACCAGTTGCTCACTCACTGTGTACAAAGAGTAGCTAGGTCAGATCTTGATGATATTGCTCTTGAGAAGAAGCTCCCACAAGAAGTAACTGATGAAATTAGATCATTGCGCCGCAAATCCCAGCCCAAGGAATCTAATGTCACTGTGGATCCTGTCCATGAGAAAAGAATTAAAAGAATCCACAGAGCCCTGGATTCAGATGATGTTGAACTCGTAAAGTTGCTCTTGAATGAGTCTGGAGTCACTCTTGATGATACATATGCTCTGCACTATGCGGCTGCTTACTGTGATTCCAAAGTCATCGCTGAGTTGTTAGACCTTGGGTCAGCCAATGTGAACTTGAAGAACGATAAAGGATACACACCACTTCATGTGGCTGCAATGAGAAGAGAGCCCAAGGTGATCGTGTCACTTCTCACAAAAGGTGCCTCTGCATTAGAAACAACAGCTGATGGTCAAAATGCTGTTAGGATATGCAGGAGACTAACTAGGGCAAAAGATTACTTTACAAAGACAGAGCAGGGACAAGAGTCAAATAAAAATAAGTTATGCATTGATATTCTAGAGAGAGAGGTGAGAAGAAACCCCATGGTTGGAGAAGACGCCGTTACATCACCGTTGTTGGCTGATGATATACACATGAAGCTTCTTTACCTTGAAAACAGAGGTAAGTCTTTTGTGGGAAAATGGTGATACAAGTATCAGTCGTCTTCTTTGAAATATATTTGTTCAATATTATCTTCTTTGCAGGGTGTCTTTCACCTGTACATTGAAAGTATATCTACAATATTATATACATCTGTCTTATATGATTCTATAATTATCTTTAAAATAATTATTGCCTTTTCGACAAGTCCTGGCCCCATCTTGTCATTCCAAATTATGATAGAGGAGCAGGAGGAGGTCACATAAATGCTGGTTGCTTTTGTTGCATCTTCAAGTCTGATTTAGTTTTGGGCAGTAAGATTCTATGGCTTTTATAGTTGGCTAGCACCAGGCATCGCTTGCTTTATCCAGTTCATCTCTAATTGCAGTTAGATAATAGCTAGTAGTCTAGGTCAAGACACAAAATACTTGGCTGTATCGGCTATTGAAATCCCAAATGTGGTGAAACCTGTGAGGAGCCAATCTTGAGTTTTCCTTATGCAGATTGACCAAGTCGGATGAATTTTGGCTTTCATAAGCCAATACTTTATACCTTTGAGCTGTCCACTTGTGGTGAAGCTCTTTATGATTTCGCTTGTTGAAAATTACCCTCCAAAAATAAACCATTTATATCAGAAATGTAATGGTTTTATATCCTATTTATATCCATTGGATGAGCATCAAAATTTAGTTTTGATTTGTATCATTCTTGTGCCCAAATTACTTTGGTTTTGTGAATTCCTTGATTCATTTTATTTTagcttttttatatttaatatttcttttttttttatatacttaAAAAATAACTTTGTCTCAAAATGCCAATCCAATTAACCACTAACCGATTTCTGACATCAAAATTCAGGTCCTAAATCATTTATTTTAACGATGTGCTCTTTAGTAAACTGATAATTCTTTGAAGATTACTGCTGTAGCCAAAATTGTATATGAGAATGTGCACTATCTAGGAAAAGACAGATACCACTATTTTACTATTAGATTGATCCACTCGTGTTACCGGAGGACACTTGCTAATTTTGATCATTTTACTGTTCAGTTGCATTTGCGAGATTGTTCTTTCCTGCTGAAGCCAAGGTAGCCATGGAAATAGCACATGCGGACACCACTTCTGAATTTACTGGTCTTTATAAATCTAGGAGCTCTAGTAACCTGAGGGATGTCGACTTGAATGAGACACCTGTAGTGCAAAATAAGAGGCTGCGCACCAGGGTAGATACCTTGATGAAAACAGGTGATTTGATATGACCAGTTTCTGCCAACAATTGTTTTCTCCTCGTccacatgattttttttctttttgtgattaTTGTTTATAATGTTGTAATATATTGCAAATTGATACTCATGCACATGATTGGCAGTGGAATTGGGTCGCCGCTATTTTCCCAACTGTTCACAAGTGCTAGATAAGTTCCTGGAGGATGACTTGCCTGATCTGTTCTACCTCCAGAAGGGCAGCCCTGATGAGCAGAAGATCAAAAAGTTGCGCTTCTGTGAGCTCAAAGAGGATGTCAGGAAGGCATTCAGCAAGGACAAGGCCGGGAGCTTGCTGTCAGGGTTGTCATCCTTGTCGTCCTCATCGCTGCCTAAGGATTAAACAAATCATCACAAGCCTGTAACAAACTGACGTTGTAGGGATTTTGTGATGTACATGTACAATAGTTTTCGAGAAAAATATGGCATATAGGAAGTTCTTTTAGACGAGTTTACCATAAATGTCTGGACCGAAGACCATGCAGCAAGATCAATAATTATCAGAAAGAATGCTGTTTTCTGCCGCTACCAGAGGCAGGAGCCTGCTGTATTTGTCTCGCCTTTTTGTTTGCGTGTAGAACTCTTTCTTTGAACAAATAATTACCAGAATAATATGCATCTTTTTGCATCACTTCTTGGGTTTTTTTCTTTTGCTGAGATGAAGATCATGTTGACCTCGGTCTTACGGTTCGATGATTTTGCTCTAAATTTGATCAGAATCAAATTCTGTGTGTGACATGATATGGTCCTTCCAATGCATTTTCTACAGTTCAATTATTGCAGTTATTTGCAGATGCTTGAGATGGTCCTCAATGCAATTTGTAGGTCTTCCTATTCAGGTATTTCATCAATCTCAGCCAACTGATCTCTCATATTTTGTATTGACTATGGGGTTATTCAGGTATCTCATACATGATTGGGAGTGCATAGGAAACCATCCAATTTGCACATATGTTGGTGTCTGATAATAATCTCCATGTATAGTTGCTTTTAAGTTTGGTTTGTAgttgggaaaaagaaaaaaatctgacAATTTTAGGGTCTTCATATGTGGATTTCTAAATCAGTGTAAAAATTTTGtgatatgatatatttcatgaacctTTTGATTCAACAAAATACATGTCCAGGGAGATTGAAGCATGGAACTTAGGTACCTCCTTACCTTGATGTTTTACTCCCCATTTACATCTGTACAAACCACCACCAACGCAGGAACTAAACAAC includes:
- the NPR1D gene encoding BTB/POZ domain and ankyrin repeat-containing protein NPR2 isoform X2, with protein sequence MPNATEPSSTISFASSSYLSNCSSAYHAPVAAPNPPVQHAAPDGGTNLEVLSLSKLSSNLERLLVDTEFDCTDAEIMVEGAPVGVHRCILAARSRFFRELFSREGSGGAPREGKPRFDMDELVPGGRVGREAFMVFLSYLYTGKLKPAPQDVSICVDRFCAHDSCPPAIGFAVELMYASSVFQIAELVSLLQRRLLNFVEKALVEDVIPILQVASHSKLNQLLTHCVQRVARSDLDDIALEKKLPQEVTDEIRSLRRKSQPKESNVTVDPVHEKRIKRIHRALDSDDVELVKLLLNESGVTLDDTYALHYAAAYCDSKVIAELLDLGSANVNLKNDKGYTPLHVAAMRREPKVIVSLLTKGASALETTADGQNAVRICRRLTRAKDYFTKTEQGQESNKNKLCIDILEREVRRNPMVGEDAVTSPLLADDIHMKLLYLENRVAFARLFFPAEAKVAMEIAHADTTSEFTGLYKSRSSSNLRDVDLNETPVVQNKRLRTRVDTLMKTVELGRRYFPNCSQVLDKFLEDDLPDLFYLQKGSPDEQKIKKLRFCELKEDVRKAFSKDKAGSLLSGLSSLSSSSLPKD
- the NPR1D gene encoding BTB/POZ domain and ankyrin repeat-containing protein NPR2 isoform X1, with product MPNATEPSSTISFASSSYLSNCSSAYHAPVAAPNPPVQHAAPDGGTNLEVLSLSKLSSNLERLLVDTEFDCTDAEIMVEGAPVGVHRCILAARSRFFRELFSREGSGGAPREGKPRFDMDELVPGGRVGREAFMVFLSYLYTGKLKPAPQDVSICVDRFCAHDSCPPAIGFAVELMYASSVFQIAELVSLLQFTAAEPTCSSFCNAQRRLLNFVEKALVEDVIPILQVASHSKLNQLLTHCVQRVARSDLDDIALEKKLPQEVTDEIRSLRRKSQPKESNVTVDPVHEKRIKRIHRALDSDDVELVKLLLNESGVTLDDTYALHYAAAYCDSKVIAELLDLGSANVNLKNDKGYTPLHVAAMRREPKVIVSLLTKGASALETTADGQNAVRICRRLTRAKDYFTKTEQGQESNKNKLCIDILEREVRRNPMVGEDAVTSPLLADDIHMKLLYLENRVAFARLFFPAEAKVAMEIAHADTTSEFTGLYKSRSSSNLRDVDLNETPVVQNKRLRTRVDTLMKTVELGRRYFPNCSQVLDKFLEDDLPDLFYLQKGSPDEQKIKKLRFCELKEDVRKAFSKDKAGSLLSGLSSLSSSSLPKD